A genomic window from Silene latifolia isolate original U9 population chromosome Y, ASM4854445v1, whole genome shotgun sequence includes:
- the LOC141630193 gene encoding uncharacterized protein LOC141630193: MFSSPPHGESTPVEEDAFGAYSWLFTNPWYQRPPREHRVEEPPLGTPLEEEPIEVEPIEVEYPQMANDTRTIRELRARNYDTQPLCIAYPPMGANANFELKGYFIHNLPKFHGHAGDDPNRHLSEFHMMCEGAIPNGVTEDQFKLRAFPFSLQDAAKDCGDDLLVNFCDGLTVQYQIMVNSATGGGVDNYSVAEANEIIEKLAASTRNYGRSRVSKNINSIETPSPSSHKLEKTVDDLTKMVAQLVGNNQGGAQGSNVECNFCQGPHPMETCPIMEEQGISKENVSAMMHGQYNSRNPNGGGYYKYDPSGNTYNIGSRDNPNLSWGGDTSKSFQNGQFNHLKNSNSQGQNSNYQRNNNHQQAKGGSFQFGNQGQQGNFQGNHKNFQQGGGSSSQGNEDLSTNEMFKMIMKGQAENTKRFDKMDADKISSDARVKNLEIQLGQLAQEMAKNNQRNSNSIPSTTFPPKENASSMTLRKGRTLESPPKKKRKAKSHERVIDIEEQVEEELVVEKEKETPSRASGEEEKTPLRNDKEKSESNKTKDHVEEIEREYVVEVPFPSALTHSKSVARDEDLYETFRKCEVNIPLLNLLKGVPRYAKFLKELCTPRRSPRKGTQRVRVSEHVSAIFKKSLPKKCGDPGMFTIPCSIGDKSFTHAMLDLGASINVMPYALYETLGLPPLNKTDVVIQLADRSNIYPKGMVEDVLVEVDHLTFPADFYVLDMEADSRATPILLGRPFMKTSKTKIDVSNGNLTMEFDGRKLTYNIYDAMKQPSDSHSCYFLDIIEPITSQDYVNKLEEEVTLDDNQMEKIEDGIRGFQQTAKPTA, translated from the exons ATGTTTAGCTCCCCTCCACACGGTGAATCAACCCCCGTGGAAGAAGACGCGTTTGGAGCATATTCTTGGCTATTCACTAACCCTTGGTACCAAAGACCACCAAGAGAACATAGAGTAGAAGAACCACCTTTAGGAACCCCTCTTGAAGAAGAACCAATAGAAGTAGAACCAATTGAAGTGGAATACCCACAAATGGCGAATGATACAAGAACTATTAGGGAGCTCCGGGCAAGAAATTATGACACTCAACCTCTTTGCATTGCCTACCCACCCATGGGGGCTAATGCCAACTTTGAATTGAAGGGCTATTTCATTCACAACCTCCCAAAGTTTCATGGACATGCGGGGGATGACCCAAATCGCCATCTTTCCGAATTCCATATGATGTGTGAGGGTGCAATTCCAAATGGTGTCACggaagatcaatttaagttgagagCTTTCCCATTTTCCCTTCAAGATGCGGcaaaagattg TGGTGATGACCTTTTGGTCAACTTTTGTGATGGTCTTACCGTACAATACCAAATCATGGTTAATTCCGCTACGGGTGGTGGAGTTGACAATTATTCCGTGGCGGAGGCAAATGAGATCATAGAAAAGTTGGCCGCTAGCACAAGGAACTATGGAAGAAGCCGAGTGTCAAAGAATATTAACTCCATTGAGACACCTTCTCCTTCCTCCCACAAGCTTGAGAAAACCGTGGATGATCTCACAAAAATGGTTGCTCAACTAGTGGGGAACAATCAAGGAGGAGCACAAGGATCTAATGTGGAATGCAATTTTTGTCAAGGGCCACACCCAATGGAAACTTGTCCCATCATGGAAGAGCAAGGAATAAGCAAGGAGAATGTGAGTGCCATGATGCACGGTCAATACAACTCTAGGAACCCCAATGGGGGAGGGTATTATAAGTATGATCCGAGTGGCAATACTTACAACATTGGGTCAAGGGACAATCCAAACCTTAGTTGGGGAGGAGATACCTCCAAGAGCTTCCAAaatggtcaattcaaccacttgaAGAACTCCAACTCTCAAGGACAAAACTCCAATTACCAAAGAAACAACAATCATCAACAAGCCAAGGGAGGATCCTTCCAATTTGGAAACCAAGGACAACAAGGGAATTTCCAAGGTAACCACAAGAACTTCCAACAAGGAGGGGGCTCTTCCTCCCAAGGAAATGAAGATTTGTCTACAAATGAGATGTTTAAGATGATCATGAAAGGGCAAGCCGAAAATACCAAGAGGTTTGACAAAATGGATGCGGATAAAATTTCAAGTGATGCTAGGGTGAAGAACCTTGAAATCCAACTTGGCCAACTTGCACAAGAAATGGCCAAGAACAATCAAAGGAACTCTAACTCAATTCCATCTACAACATTTCCACCAAAGGAAAATGCAAGCTCCATGACTTTGAGAAAGGGGAGAACCCTAGAATCCCCcccgaagaagaagaggaaagccAAGTCACATGAGAGAGTCATTGACATTGAGGAACAAGTTGAAGAAGAGCTAGTGgttgagaaagagaaagagacacCCTCTAGAGCTAGTGGGGAAGAGGAGAAGACTCCCTTGAGGAATgacaaagaaaagagtgaaaGCAACAAAACCAAGGATCATGTTGAGGAGATCGAGAGAGAGTATGTTGTGGAGGTACCTTTTCCTAGTGCTCTCACACATTCTAAAAGTGTCGCAAGAGATGAGGATCTCTATGAAACTTTTAGGAAGTGTGAAGTAAATATCCCTTTGCTAAATCTTTTGAAAGGTGTacctaggtatgcaaagtttctcaaggaactttgcaCACCTAGGAGAAGCCCAAGGAAGGGAACCCAAAGAGTAAGGGTAAGTGAACATGTTTCCGCAATTTTTAAAAAATCACTTCCCAAAAAGTGTGGAGACCCGGGAATGTTCACCATACCATGCTCTATTGGGGACAAAAGTTTCACTCATGCTATGTTAGACCTTGGTGCATCAATCAATGTTATGCCATATGCCCTTTATGAGACTTTGGGACTTCCACCATTGAACAAAACCGATGTAGTGATCCAACTTGCGGATCGCTCAAACATATACCCAAAGGGGATGGTGgaggatgtgttggtagaggtaGATCACTTAACCTTCCCGGCCGACTTCTATGTTCTTGACATGGAAGCCGACTCGAGGGCCACTCCAATCCTTTTGGGGAGACCTTTTATGAAGACCTCTAAAACCAAGATTGATGTGTCTAATGGGAACCTCACTATGGAATTTGATGGAAGGAAACTCACGTACAACATCTATGATGCTATGAAACAACCTAGCGATTCACATTCATGTTATTTCTTAGACATCATTGAACCAATTACCTCACAA GATTATGTCAACAAGTTAGAGGAGGAAGTAACCCTTGATGATAATCAAATGGAAAAGATAGAGGACGGAATCAGGGGGTTTCAGCAGACTGCCAAACCCACCGCATGA